TGAGGCAAAAGATTCAGCAACCCTGTCCATGTTTCACCACTATATTTGAGAGATGATGTGTATGTCTAAATAGAGTTATTTGTAGCTTGATTcatagtaaaagaaaaaaatatattatttaatttgatcGTGTCTTTCACTTCTCATCCCTTCACTTTTACCAGTGTTGGTTCATTCCTGCCTTTTTTCACTGTATTTCTTTCACAATCCTATTTACGAATTAGACACCACAGTTGCCtgttttgttcttgttgtttatttaaactcTGCATCACCCAAAAGAATGTTTTCTTctcctgttttgtatttttctgtgtcctgtgttctttcctcctttcttccctccttcACATCACCACCATTATCTCCATCCATcctctcatccctccatccttttCTTGGTTTGGGTCATTCGTTATAGGCTGTGAAGGTGAGATACTCTCTcccccatccatccatccatccatccatccatcctttgcttccatccctccatcctcctgcTATATAAGAATTAGACCAAACGCTTTAACTGCAATGTTCCTCAAAGTGTCTGCCTGCTCTCCTTTTCTCATCTGTACAgcaaaaaaatgtccatctccATAATTTGATGAATTTTGGAATCAGTCAGTTTTGTGGTGCGACAGTATTCATCTCAAAACAAATGAAGGAAATCTACCAatgtttttcatgaaaatacagtaaaatctgtttttctccCCTAGAATCAAgtgaatgattttattattatctgtaaACTAGCGgagatacatttatttaataaccgTACACTTGGTTTTGCATAGTTTAGcccacaatcacacacactttgcaaataataaaactgatttCCTTAATTCCAGCCAGCAAATAGTTTCAGTTCATTGCTGTATGCTTTGAAAataacttgcagagacttgcaCGAGATAGGTAACGCACCACAGTGAACAGTAAGTTGTCGTTATTTGTTTGTCACATTATCATGCATTTGCGAGCAGAGACTATTTTGAatagtttgaatatttcatgaTGTACTTTGATCCTATCACGccatcttcctcagcagatggagttgcccTGTTGTTAATAAGTGTAGAttcaaatgtcctttttttctgagcactttaaagaCTCCTCGTCCATGTTGGCATGAAcgttgagattgaaagttcattcttgaccttgttGCTAGGTGGTTAGTTCATGCACTTGTTCAGGAAAGTTCAGCAGTTTGCTGTGCAAAGTATTCAAGGTTTTCATGTATGATTGTTCTTTATCTTACAGGTTTGATTTTTGACATAGTATTTGAGTATACTATAATGGTCTTTGGCAGCCGACTCTAATACTCTCGGCTTGCCGCTGCATTACCACACAACAATATATCCTCATTTCTTAgcaaaaaaacaatgttgctTCCTCCCCTCCAGTtaataaactgaatttaaacCAGGTAGAATATTTTGTGCTTTTCCTTGATGTGGTTATAAGTACTCATGGATTGTCTCTCCTCCAATTGCAAAGCACGCTTGGTCAAAAACAATCTTTTAAGATATATATTTAAGTGATTATAACAATTGATGGGAATAAATGTATCACACCCAAAGTACTTACTCagttgacaaaaaacaaaaattaaaggTCAGAACAATGGCTTTAGATGGACATTTTAGCTGTGAGAGATTCAGAAACAGAACGTTCTCTCATGAAATGTGACTACTGATGTTTAATTTTTGCAGCCAGTACTAACCCTCGTAGTTCAATTACATCTTGTAATCTGTACTAGATGTGTTTATTGCTTTATTTGCAATAGGCTTGTGTGACAGCTAAAGTTTTTGGTGCAAATGCTATTTAACAATGTCGCTGCATCAACGACCATAGAGGCATTTTCTACACTCTTAAAAAGGACTTTTAATTTTCAACTCATCTCTGCATTTTACTAGATTAGTGACAAGATAGACAAATATGACTTCCAAGTTAGCTGTTTGGATGTGTTGAAAATAGGTTCTCTTTTTAAGAATGTAAACAGTAGCTGGTAGTATGCTATCCTGCAGGACAAACAAACTTTAGGTGGCTGAGCCTTGCTAATTCAGTCTGGAATTGCACTTGAGTTTCTTatatattttaagaattttaaattttaaatccCTGGATATGTATCTGAAATTAGCCACACCATGTTGGTATCTGTTCAGTAATGTCCCCAATCTAAGTGCAATTGCAGCCTAACAAAGGCAATGAAACAATGTAATGGaacatgtgtgtttacattgttgtctacttttttgcttttttgccaaaTTGTTTGTGGCGGTGTGTGTATTCAGAATAGGAATAGTTGATAAATTGCTATGGTTTAATATTTATTCTTAAACTTAACTATTGTGTTGGAGGtaagttaaattattatttaaaaaaaaggtaagtTTATATTTGTTGGCTTTCACAGAGGGGTTTTTTCACATTATATGTTGTGCGGCTGAATAAGTgaaatttatattaatattataatatttttctaTGAATACTGTAGATAGAATATAGATGCCcatatttcaatttaaaatgtagatTATGACCAGTGTCTGACTAAATCTCTCTCTCCGTCGTTCTTTTGCCCGTCTCGCCATCCATCATCTGTCCCGTCATCATCCGTCCACCACCAGGTTTCCCTGGTCggaagggagaaagaggagaccCAGGTTTTCCAGGGCCTGCTGGAATGAAGGGAACCCCAGGACAGCCTGGCACCCCTGGATCACCAGGGCCAAGGGGACCCCCCGGACCTGCAGGACCAGGAACTAGAGAGGGAGTCCCAGGAATACCAGGAAGGAAAGGTAGGCTACTGTTTATCTGTATACTGTCCTGTATACGTCCTTACAGTGACAACAACATTTTGATTCTCTGTGTCTTTACATAGGTGAGAGAGGTTTGCCAGGACTTATGGGTTTCCCAGGACTCCCAGGTCGTCCTGGAAGCCCAGGGTTTCCTGGAGGGAAAGGACTGTCTGGAGGGCCTGGAAGAGACGGATCGCCCGGCCGTTCTGGAAACCCCGGAACGAAAGGTAGAGTGTCCAGAACAGGAATGAGGACAATGACACCTGGGCTGCGATCACAGCACTTTATGATCAGTTCAAAATTACTGCTTACAACTGCTGCTTTTGGATGGCAGTGTAACAAGGATACATACAGGCCAGGAGACAGTCAAGTAGAGTGAGCTACAGCCTGTAAGTCACACTAACATCCATGTGTTTTTACTTCTGTAGGTGACAGAGGATACCCCGGTCCCCCCGGCTTGCCCTCTCCTGTTATTGAAATAGATATGCTGGAGAAAGGAGAACCCGGAAGCCCCGGAAGCAGCGGCCTTCCTGGCTTCATCGGAACCAGAGGTAACACTacttcctgtttatttttttcactattgacagctgaaacacagactgtatgtgtaaaacatgATATTGTGTTCAAgcccaacaaaaaaataaaagtactcttAGTATCACAGAAGAACCTTAGGTACATAAATTAAATGTAGTCTCTATCTTATGAGCTTCTGGCCAACTGTAAATCTTCAGGAGGAATTCTTAGCAATTGTACGTGTAGCATTAATACCACTTAATAAAGGCAGCACCAAAAATATGGAACGATAATTAATAAGCCTCAAAGGGGCTCACCAAAAATATGCATCGTAAACACATTAATTGGCACAAAGGATGAAGTAGATTGATGGCATTCAACTCCGGCTATCAGAAATAATCAGTAATTATACTAAGTAACAGAATGTAACTTGCATTAAATTCGCCTTGGGGAACCACcattaaaaaaggtaaaataattgccaattaattaattcagtccCAATTCTGTTCAAAGTTCTCGGCTTGAGTcggctgtctgtctctcagcaggCAGCAGGACAATAACGATAACTCTTCGTACACCCCCACTTGGGTGTGCTAGAGAAACAGTGGCAGCGTTTGCTAGAGTTTGTCACAGTTCTGACTTTCCTAATTTTTGTCATGTTAGAAATGCAGGCGTTGAACAGCCAGACTGAAGCTAACTGCACAAGATCCAAGGGTTTTATTATAGATCAGCAGTTTTACTGTGAACCAGTGGGGGAAGAATTATTACGATCttagtattagcagcaaaatgtatttacatcaaagataaaagtactcattatgctaAATTGCACCGCTCagagtgtttatttgtttgtttattattattactgatgcattaatgtgcaagcagcattttaattttaaggtGGCGCAAATTTTGACAacttcatatactgttgggAAGTTTAATCTTTGACAATTCATCATATTTTTGAAGCTGATTATATCTACATGTAAAATCTCAGAAGTAACTATacttgtcagataaatgtagtggagtataagtataaagtagcactaAAGTTGAAGTTctcaaataaagtaaaagtaccttaaaattgtactaaagtacagtctTGAGTAAATGGATTACAAATCTGTAATTTTTCGATGTGCTGATTAGGATTTTTCCTCCATGTTGCACCTCTGTGTCTGGTGTCAGGTGACAAGGGTCTGCCAGGTCTCCCTGGTCGTCAGGGTCTGCCTGGACGTCCTGGTTTTGCTGAACAGAGTAAAGGACAGCCGGGACAGCCTGGGTTTCCTGGGCAACCAGGAGCTCCAGGCTTCCCCGGGCCGAAGggagaagctggaatcatgGGATTCCCTGGCATGTCTGGACCAAgggtaaaaaaaaccccacacacacacacaaacgcaaaCATGCAGCAAGTTCAGCCAGTGAGATTCAAGTTTGGATGGCTTCTTTCAGGGTGATGATGGTATACCTGGTATCCCTGGCAACCCTGGAGAATTTGGTCGGCCTGGTGGCAAAGGTGAGTGTAAATatcaggccacacacacaccaaaaaacaTCCTTTAATACATAAATCTATCCATTGACTCACATGATTTGCTCCTCAGGTCTACCCGGAGATACTTTTGGTTATCCTGGAGGTCCAGGAGCTAAAGGCCAGCCAGGAGATTCAGGCATCCCTGGTAAGACTcaccatgtttgtgttttggtaaAGCTGACCACCCCTTACCTGAATATAATAGTGTTTCCTCTGGAATGACCAGCAGGAGCACCTCTTACAAAAGATGGTAAACCCCGCAATCCATCATTTATGTATTCtcatttttttataaaaacaagaaaaatgaaaaggcaTCCAGTAgcattctgtttttgtcttggttttatcttattatgataataataattaattgttgATTCACACTTTAGCAGCTCCCAAACTGTATGTGTTGACATGcatcttgttttttctgtgtagACTACAATGgatacttttaatacattttaatacatccCCTGTTCTACCAGACTACAGTTTCTGTTTTACCCAATTAagtaataaatatacagtatcacCTACTTACTTAATGGaaacatttgtgaaaaataaatttcCAGTCTTCATATTAAAACAGTTGAGGTGATCTCCACCAGTTTTAAAACATCTGATACATCCCAAAAGGATGTCTTACCTACCAGATTGATTGTCTCTCCTCAGGTGGTCGTGGCAATGACGGCACCCCCGGTGACAACGGCTTTCCAGGCACGCCAGGTTTCCCTGGAGTGAAGGGAGCTCCTGGTGAAGGAGGTCGGCCTGGAATAATGGGTGAGAGAGACCGCTACTATGACAAACAGATGAATTTGAGCAAAAACCTTACATGACCAGTCTCCATATTTCCTTCAAGACACCAGAGAGAGTGACATTCAGAGGAAGCCACAGtatttaacatattttcctCGTTCTCTCTGCAGGCTCCCTTGGTTTCCCCGGGCCGAAAGGCCAGTCCGGCTACccaggaagaagaggagcagaTGGGTCTCCTGGTCTGCCTGGAGGTCCTGGAGGTCCTGGAGCcaaaggtgagagagagaaatatttcTAATGCACATTTACTTTAAGTTTCCAAATGATTTGAGGTCACATAACAAGGAAGAATATGAGCAGAGGCTGGAGACAAACActcattgtgtttttgcaggTTTGCCGGGATCCCCTGGTTTGGATGGACTTAATGGCCTTGCTGGGCCTAAAGGCCTCCCTGGAACCCCAGGCAAGGACCTCATTACACACACCAAagtgtaataataatgtatttttttacagCTAGCTGTTTTTATGCTTCTTGTGGTCTGGGCAGTTTATGTGGAATACTGAAGGACTCTTGATGGAGTCTGAAGAGAGTTGATCCATTCCAAACAAAGCTGATGGACAAACAATGATCACGGTGACATGATTAGCTGGTCAAGTTTGTTTCTATGGTGACTAGGATGTAAAACATGTTACTTGCTCAAGGCTATCTGACCACAGTATCTATAAAACAATATGGGGTTTGTAGTGCCAGCACACATGAACAAATCACATGAACATAGAAATGACTGGTTTCATGAATGCTATTCCCTTTGGATCCTTCTGATCCTTGTTAATGTTAGTTTGGGTTCTTGGCAGGTAACACTTCTGATCTtaaatttgcctttttttaaaataatttcaagaTTAGATATACATAATTTAACCATTAAACACCAACCCCTCTTTGAAGCAAAATATTAAGGTTTCTCTTATATTCTCTGACGTGTGTTGTAcctggattattttttttggcagggagttatttttgaaaatgaccacaatGGTGGAAAAGGCGTGAGTCTAATCTATTGATACATATGtgactttcaattcaattcaattcaatttatttatatagcgccaattcataacagaagttatctcattgcacttttcctatagagcaggtctagaccgtactctttataatattatttacagagacccaataaatcccaccatgagcaagcatttggcgacagtggcaaggaaaaacttcctttaagaggcagaaaccttggacagaaccagactcaatggtgggcggccatccgccgctgccgtgttaggttttgagagagagagagaggttttggaggtgggggagagggaagcgcAATGCAAGTACCaactagaattttttaaaaatagtaataatgtaactgtagtggtaacattaatattaataaattaataataatgggattgacagctataggaataataatgacagtattagtaacagagccaataacaacaactgtagtagcagttgtcgagcaggaacacgggggcagcaggtgacccacaaccacagatccagactctgcagctccggaggcagaaatacctgctgaaagcgacagaaggagagaggagagaaatgagaaagcacagaactacgggagagcgaagatgtcgagttaataacatgcagtaatgggataaaaatgcatacagatggagagggagagaaggagagagggaagaggtgcatcatgggaagtctcccggcagtctaggcctatagcagcataactaagggatggttcaggactcacccaatccagccctaactataagctttatcaaagaggaaagtcttaagcctactcttaaatgtggagatggtgtctgcctcccgaacccaaattgggacctgattccacagtgTGACGTGTTTATATTCATCATAGTTTTCATAGTGCTGGCAGTCTGTGAAAGTTATAACCAGCATCCTGCAGGCAGAGCAGTGGGTGATAAATGGCTAAAAATACAGACTCAAAATAACTACATAAATACAAGGAACACATTTACTATTTTTACACatgtaaataattatattaattgAGACCATTGACAGTATATTAttccaaaaaacaaagacaaggcACACTGCTACGAGACAACAAATAAACTAACTAGTAATTAAGCAAAGTTACATGACAAATCcttgtgcatacagtatgagcTGCAAgaaacagcagtgaaacagtTTGTCTAACTGCGGCAGTCTGCAGATGTTGACAATCAactgctgttttgttgtatttgtatcCAGGTGTGACCGCAGGAGGTCGCCCAGGTGCCCCTGGTATTCCAGGgcagaagggagagagaggcgtTTCCTATCCAGGAGGCCCAGGCTACCCCGGaccaaagggagagagaggagaatcAGGTGAGATAGGCTTAGAGGAAAATAGAAATGCTGattgaatataaataaaacaatagaatatgaaaataatgactgctggtttgtttttgtgtgtgtgtcaggtggtCCTGGACTCACAGGGTTCCCTGGTCTGCCCGGACCTCCTGGTGAGACTGTGAAGTCGGATATTCCCGGACCTGTGGGAGACCCCGGCCTCCCTGGACTGGATGGAGAGTATGGTAAATATATTTCCTCAATccaattttcttttcctttcctttcttcaaCCTAATAtcctttcctgtttcctttccctccctgcctttcccctcctctcttctcctctcctctctcctccaggttTCCAAGGTCCTCCAGGTCCTCCCGGGCCGCCTGGTCCAGGCACAGCCCAGGGAGACCGAGGTGATGCCGGGCTGCCGGGCTTCCCTGGCTCCCCCGGCAGAAAAGGAGAACCAGGAGGCCCCGGAGGCCCCGGATTGCCCGGCAGCCCCGGTTTCAAAGGTGAAGTGGAGCTCCATACATgctttaaacaaaaatacaacatgaaCCAAAAATGCTCCCAAAAatgtctgtttctttgtgtttaagaaaaacaaaaaaaacataaataaagcaaaactttatattttgcatttcagGAGGACGAGGTGAGACTGGCTTCAGCGGAGGTCCTGGTCTCAAGGGTTTCCCTGGTGACTCTGGTTACTATGGAAACAAAGGATCCAAAGGATTACGAGGTACGAGGACTTTAGTCTCTCCACAGGTAGAATTTCATAAGTGGATTGTGATGATATAGAAAATGCATGCTGTTTACTCCAATGTGAATTTCATTATTATACTGAACCTGTCCTGTCTCTCATGCCTCACCTCCTTCACTTTCACCCTTTCTTCCACCACTATTCCCACTTTTTTCTGCTCACACATTCATCCTGTATTTTCTTTCatccttctccttctctgcccCTCCCTCTCCAGGACGTCCTGGTGCTAAGGGTATTCCTGGTGTTACAGTCATGGACCCACGCAAACCAGAACCCCTAACCTTCGGAGACCAGGGCTTTCCTGGTGAAAGGGGAGCCCCTGGTGGCCTCGGAGAACATGGTCAGCCTGGAATGCCCGGACGTCCAGGTGTGTAGTGAAACAGTCCAGTTTTTCAAATGATCTTTGCCACGCTGCAGACACTGTTGTTCACAACTGTTTTACCTCTTTTTTTCACCATCAAAGCCTAAGTTAAATTcttgtttagcttagcttagcataaaggctgaaAACAGGGAGgaactctgtccaaaggttaaacaAAAATTGtgaagactccaggaagtccaAGAAATtgacaaatgagatataacatgttaattagagatgctggtaggtggattttgttacctttggatggAGCAAGGATAGctcttttcagtctttatgctaagctaagctaactgtcttctGGCCCTAGCGTGatctttaacagacagatatggtATTGATcatctcatttaactctcagcaagaaagcaaataagtatttcccaaaatgttcaactatTCCTAGCAAAGATTTTAACCAGTAAACCATCACAGTATTTCTTAACAGTGTCATGAACAAACACAGGTtttcatatacatacagtatatttacccctatattaatatatataatatgtgtatAAAGTAAGTACAGTTAATCTAGTGTGCTTTAcagtgcagagagaaagaaacataatAAAGGGgacatatgaaaataaatggcTGTCTGCACCCTTGGTCACACCTGTGTAAAATACTCTCTTTCTGCAGGTCCTAAGGGTCGTCCCGGTCCTGTGGGTAAGCTTGGCAGGACTGGATCTTCTGGTCTGCCCGGACCTATTGGTGACCCAGGACCCCCCGGTTTCCCTGGACCCACTGGAGAACAAGGTCagtagtctgtctgtctgtctgtgttttttttactctgtgttTGTCAAAGATGAAGTTTATTTCCAAGTGTTTTGTCTCAGAATGTAACAGATTTCCTGTAAAGTTGGtagaaaacataataaaatctGTTAATACTGAATTGTCACATTATGACATATTCACCCATTAGGGTTGCTTTATAAACTCTAATGTTTTTACTTTAGGTTCATTATCTCTAAAATATTGTgaattttaaaagatttattaTTTACGTCATACAGTCTGGGCATTGTCTATAGTTCTTGCAGTCTATGATCATTGTagctgaaacactgaaatgctgcatatcactttaaagaaacacaacaaTAGAGCTAGCTGAAATACTTAAAAAACGCTCTTTCAAACTTTCTCTCGATTCTAACATCTGCCTAAATTTCTTCTCGTTTCCTCTCCTTCAGGTCTCCCCGGTGCAGCCGGTCGTCCCGGCACTCCCGGCAGCGTCGGCCGCAGTCACGGCATCGGCTACACTCTGGTGAAGCACAGCCAGGACTCCCAGGTGCCCATGTGTCCTCAGGGCATGGCCAAGCTGTGGGACGGATACAGTCTGCTGTACGTGGAGGGACAGGAGAAGGCACACAACCAGGACCTTGGTATGGAAACACTTTTAATGTTCAGACGATAACATGTTGTTACAGTGGTATGAAGTGATTTTCAACCTTTATTTGTGACCAGTAGGAACTCCTTAAATAAAGATACAATCTCTGACACAGCTACATCCTGTCTACCCATCACTTTACACAATGGAAGCAGTTACCTAAGTTACCCAAAACAATAAGTCAGATCATTTAGAGGGCATATCCAACACAAATGTCTaatatattagcatgctaaataCTGGAATAGTGACACTGCTCTGTCATTGTTTCTATTAGCTCAAGAGTAAGACCTTTTTATGCTTCATAGCTGCAACGTGAAGCTGTGAAATGAGTGTTGAAAgttgtttaaattaaataaatgtgattgtattaccccctctctctctttttgtctctccagGCCAGCCAGGGTCGTGCCTCCCCAGGTTCAACACCATCCCCTTCCTTTACTGCTCCCCCAACGAGGTCTGCTACTACGCCAGCCGCAACGACAAATCCTACTGGCTCTCCACAACTGCATCCATACCCATGATGCCTGTGGCCGAGGGGCAGATACAACCTTACATCAGCAGGTATTGTCTGCCGTTTTGGCTCAGTGAACTGTAAGGTTCACTTACAATAAAGCCAAACTGCACCCATTTAGGACTGCAGTACTatacatgtgcatacatttaaTGAAGCGCTTTCCCTCTCGTACGAACAATCCAGGTGTTCTGTGTGTGAGGCTCCATCTCAGGCCGTGGCGGTCCACAGTCAGGACATGACCATCCCCACCTGTCCTCCCGGCTGGAGGAGCCTCTGGATAGGATACTCCTTCCTCATGGTAAACTAAAACTATGAATAACCATTTTCTCATAATAAGGCctgcaaataaaatcaaaatgtgtgtgttctgacaATTCTCTGGAATACAGCGCTGCAAGCAAATACCAATACTGGTGTAACTGGGAGGCTCTGTAAAACATCTTAGTTAGACAAATTAAATAAGAAAGTGTTTTCAGGCAACTCAACAGGTCAAACtaggattttaaaaatctgtagttttattagttttaataaatgtaGAAATTACAGCTGAAGAGAACTGTTTTTCCAACTTCCTCTATTTTACAAAGTATTCAGTTAAATCAGTTACCAGCTAGGAAAAAAATCTGTGAGATTGTAATTTTAACTATACCCAGTTTTTGAAAGCTTTTacatctaaaatgtaaaaaatgttggaagtgatgcattttgcTTTCCTGCAGTAGCAACAACAGTTAGTGTAGAATGAATAAAGAATGAACTCCCTCGAAATCTTGGAAATCTCTCTTATGCAGCACACAGCAGCCGGCGCAGAGGGCGGCGGTCAGTCCCTGGTGTCTCCCGGCTCCTGCCTGGAGGATTTCCGTGCGACACCGTTCATCGAGTGCAACGGGGCCAAGGGCACCTGCCACTACTTCGCCAATAAGTACAGCTTCTGGCTCACCACCGTGGATCCCAGAAAGGAGTTTGTCTATTCGCCAGGACAGGAGACCCTGAAGGGAGGCCAGGAGCGCTCCAGAGTCAGCCGCTGCCAAGTCTGCAGCAAGCTCTTGTAGTAGGAGGAGGTGAATGGAGGGAGGGAAACATCAGGAGGTGATATATGAACACCtcaaaaggataaaaaaaagaggTGTTGATGATGGAGGATGATATGATTTATAAAGAAATCTATGAAAACAAGAACAtttgactgactgaaaatgagCCCCTCTCCTGCTTCACTCGAACAACATCGGCCCCGTTTTTAGAGTTTTTGATCCGCTTTAGGAATGAAtggcttatttaaaaaaaaaaaaaagagttggaGGGAGGAAATGGAAAGAGAAGAGGCTCCAGTGTGCTCTCCTCTAGATTATCACTGACAATGGTGCTATTGTTTatgttctttgtgtttattttgtgtctgttttctcGTTACGGTTTTGGCGAGAATCATTCTCGGCTACCTCGGATAGCACTGCACCGCTTACGCACCAGGCCTGGACGTCTGCTTCACATGAGTCAGTTCAGACAGTAAACTCACCTATCGATATGTTTGAAAGCTCATGAATCTAAAGTCTTAACATTCTTTTCTGAACTGATCTAATTGAAGTAGATGGAAACATCACCTGATTCTggttcaaacacacatttttagtgAATTGGCCACCATTAAACTTTGTATTCTTTTGTATTTACTGCCGCAACCACGTTATCTGCAGTTATCTTACAGATTATGTTACGTGAAAAGCTGTCACCACAGCTGCACCCGCTGAAAACATActggtggttttgcatgttttgcagGAATGACTCCATTGGTTATCATTCATTCAATTACAGAATGGAAATCAAATTGCTGAGATTTGAGACTTGCTCGAGGTGAAGTAAAGCGTTATAGTGAACATTTAGTGCACTATATTGTTTTTTGAATGTagcattatttttgttgttagtGTCAGTTTTCGTGCATTTAAGGAAACATATCCAAAAGCATCCGAGATGTAAAAGTCACCTGCCAAAgtacaactttttttaaagctgatatacagtatttacttcATTTGGTA
This sequence is a window from Siniperca chuatsi isolate FFG_IHB_CAS linkage group LG22, ASM2008510v1, whole genome shotgun sequence. Protein-coding genes within it:
- the col4a6 gene encoding collagen alpha-6(IV) chain isoform X4, encoding MKLLICVIAVAVAVRSTHGGTKLDEPCAGLDCSGGCRCNPEKGSRGRPGPLGEVGQSGPEGPRGVPGPSGPKGEKGHIGVKGPSGQKGDKGPMGVPGFQGTDGVPGHPGLEGGRGPPGLDGCNGTRGEPGVPGFGTGLPGFPGLAGPSGPKGQKGEPRYISDNGITSLPGLPGMDGQPGIRGPDGPSGFPGPRGPDGFPGPPGPPGSPGPMGSQSDGYQGERGDKGDVGLPGDPGQPMINGVVEFVGFPKGDKGMQGEPGPKGARGFPGNPGPPGPFGYRGELGEKGIPGYPGARGPPGFNGPPGAPGQQGYSGNPGFPGQPGYIGPKGDQGDQGLPGPPAYFSDMGTSVQGQPGDPGLNGLPGRPGDQGAPGFPGSPGQPGTIDFGTGRPGSPGFPGTPGPKGEKGNPGIPSYGSEGIPGSPGPPGHRGPPGPQGPSSYPGQPGAPGPRGVPGNTGQKGFRGDPGDCACLGGGSSVLPGLPGPPGTNGSPGFNGRKGEPGDSGSPGFNGIQGLPGRAGERGFSGRKGEKGASYYPIPGLGVKGELGAPGPTGPTGETGRPGRDGLPGFPGAPGPPGDAGFGTVGEKGFPGFPGPKGRPGGPGEPGVGYVGTPGYRGEPGEPGIPGLPGQPGLPGPSGENSCGGVNDAGEGTGQVQPCTVSGEDGDPGFPGLPGQPGPKGQPGFPGGPGRPGFDGAKGERGDPGFGGQPGPQGFPGPRGDPGVPGVPGQSFDGGRGKDGVPGRPGAKGQPGEVLGATSGAPGQDGLPGIPGDKGQPGTPGGPGLPGGDGRFGVPGLKGERGVDGYPGITGPPGPPGEPTGGIPGRPGAPGNQGLGGSPGCEGFPGRKGERGDPGFPGPAGMKGTPGQPGTPGSPGPRGPPGPAGPGTREGVPGIPGRKGERGLPGLMGFPGLPGRPGSPGFPGGKGLSGGPGRDGSPGRSGNPGTKGDRGYPGPPGLPSPVIEIDMLEKGEPGSPGSSGLPGFIGTRGDKGLPGLPGRQGLPGRPGFAEQSKGQPGQPGFPGQPGAPGFPGPKGEAGIMGFPGMSGPRGDDGIPGIPGNPGEFGRPGGKGLPGDTFGYPGGPGAKGQPGDSGIPGGRGNDGTPGDNGFPGTPGFPGVKGAPGEGGRPGIMGSLGFPGPKGQSGYPGRRGADGSPGLPGGPGGPGAKGLPGSPGLDGLNGLAGPKGLPGTPGVTAGGRPGAPGIPGQKGERGVSYPGGPGYPGPKGERGESGGPGLTGFPGLPGPPGETVKSDIPGPVGDPGLPGLDGEYGFQGPPGPPGPPGPGTAQGDRGDAGLPGFPGSPGRKGEPGGPGGPGLPGSPGFKGGRGETGFSGGPGLKGFPGDSGYYGNKGSKGLRGRPGAKGIPGVTVMDPRKPEPLTFGDQGFPGERGAPGGLGEHGQPGMPGRPGPKGRPGPVGKLGRTGSSGLPGPIGDPGPPGFPGPTGEQGLPGAAGRPGTPGSVGRSHGIGYTLVKHSQDSQVPMCPQGMAKLWDGYSLLYVEGQEKAHNQDLGQPGSCLPRFNTIPFLYCSPNEVCYYASRNDKSYWLSTTASIPMMPVAEGQIQPYISRCSVCEAPSQAVAVHSQDMTIPTCPPGWRSLWIGYSFLMHTAAGAEGGGQSLVSPGSCLEDFRATPFIECNGAKGTCHYFANKYSFWLTTVDPRKEFVYSPGQETLKGGQERSRVSRCQVCSKLL